One part of the Salvelinus sp. IW2-2015 linkage group LG28, ASM291031v2, whole genome shotgun sequence genome encodes these proteins:
- the LOC111954080 gene encoding probable G-protein coupled receptor 139, whose product MEGDSGFITVQKVYYPLLCILGIPANLFTFYVICFRKCGMSDTAIIYLSCLAIVDTFYLVWVILLDLTLTFWQLQPFWHSHPACGIMAFLQYGSLYSSSWIVVVFTIERYLVLSSTSAKQHFSQAKVTRLTCVSIILVSHLASVPMGWINVVTPKNFTIEGKNVTLPWCHYRGHIYSTVLVWITTFLSGGIPIILVIIFNSLIGHHLTRARKMFTKEERRVMRGGSTKGMVRRTIFLLGTVSVTFVVLSLPRFVTYCILRTKYNHDWFDRNDYRIPINLISDLANMLQNLNSSTNFLLYCMVSRRFRQELLHTLTCKSKARELGSFLTQTTMKVFSLVDHKVPPTRDPITVVLTNLKQTQ is encoded by the exons ATGGAGGGGGACAGTGGCTTCATCACTGTTCAGAAGGTCTATTACCCTTTGCTGTGCATTCTGGGGATCCCAG CCAATCTTTTCACGTTCTACGTGATCTGCTTCCGGAAGTGTGGAATGTCTGACACGGCCATCATCTACCTGAGCTGCTTGGCCATCGTGGACACCTTCTACCTGGTGTGGGTCATCCTGCTGGACCTGACGCTCACCTTCTGGCAGCTGCAGCCTTTCTGGCACTCCCACCCGGCCTGCGGCATCATGGCCTTCCTGCAGTACGGCTCCCTATACAGCTCCTCCTGGATCGTGGTGGTGTTTACCATCGAACGCTACCTGGTCCTCAGCAGCACGTCCGCCAAGCAGCACTTCTCCCAGGCCAAGGTTACTAGGCTGACCTGTGTGTCTATCATCCTGGTCTCCCACCTGGCCTCCGTGCCCATGGGCTGGATCAACGTGGTGACGCCGAAGAATTTCACCATAGAGGGGAAGAATGTGACTCTGCCCTGGTGTCACTACAGGGGCCATATCTATTCTACTGTCCTGGTGTGGATCACTACGTTCCTCTCCGGTGGCATCCCCATCATCCTGGTCATCATCTTCAACTCGCTGATCGGCCACCACCTGACCCGTGCCAGAAAGATGTTTACCAAGGAGGAGCGGCGGGTCATGCGGGGGGGGAGCACCAAGGGCATGGTGCGGAGGACCATCTTCCTGCTGGGCACAGTGTCTGTGACCTTCGTGGTGCTCAGCCTGCCACGCTTCGTCACCTACTGCATCCTGCGCACCAAGTACAACCACGACTGGTTCGACCGGAACGACTACCGCATTCCCATCAACTTGATTAGTGACCTGGCCAACATGCTGCAGAACCTCAACTCCAGCACCAACTTTCTGCTCTACTGCATGGTGAGCCGGCGCTTCCGCCAGGAGCTGCTCCACACTCTCACCTGCAAGTCCAAGGCCCGAGAGTTGGGCTCCTTCCTCACCCAGACCACAATGAAGGTGTTCTCTCTGGTGGACCATAAAGTACCGCCGACCAGAGACCCCATCACTGTAGTCCTCACCAACCTCAAACAGACccagtag